One window of the Pieris brassicae chromosome 4, ilPieBrab1.1, whole genome shotgun sequence genome contains the following:
- the LOC123708211 gene encoding F-box/LRR-repeat protein 16, with the protein MSSVSAQGVVERASAELSRRITGLGLRGRKRSPGVVERVANALCGPASSAPRIPRRRRPSPRPLVWSQFILDEKFLEKFFLYFNSNDRRTLAQVCTKWRDILYSSTRWWMGLVAIVDFRESRSESECCMQRFYNSVVRRGVRGMALVAASDEDINEFIRVFPLSANHVNALSLKGCTVTDRGLECILDHLEVLFELELTGCNEITEAGIWACLTPRIVSLTLTDCINIADEAVGAVAQLLPSLYEFSLQAYHVTDAALGYFSQKQSASLSILRLHSCWELTNHGVVNIVHSLPNLTVLSLSGCSKVTDEGVELVAENLPRLRSLDLSWCPRVTDSALEYIACDLNQLEELTLDRCVHITDIGVGYISTMQSLVALYLRWCSQLRDFGVQHLCAMRALQLLSLAGCPLLTSGGLSSLIQLRQLRELELTNCPGASPELFDYLREHLPRCVIIE; encoded by the exons ATGTCGTCAGTTTCTGCTCAAGGCGTGGTGGAGCGCGCTTCTGCTGAACTCTCGCGTCGAATCACCGGCCTCGGCCTCCGTGGCAGAAAGCGTTCCCCTGGCGTAGTGGAACGGGTTGCTAACGCACTCTGTGGTCCTGCCTCATCTGCTCCGAGAATACCCCGTCGGAGAAGACCCTCACCGAGACCACTAGTCTGGAGTCAGTTTATATTAGATGAAAAATTTCTtgaaaagttttttctttatttcaattCAAATGATAGAAGAACCCTTGCTCAAGTATGCACGAAGTGGAGGGATATTCTGTACTCGTCTACCCGCTGGTGGATGGGTCTTGTTGCCATAGTGGATTTCCGTGAGAGTAGATCTGAGTCTGAATGTTGCATGCAAAGATTTTATAACTCTGTGGTGAGGAGGGGTGTTCGTGGAATGGCTTTGGTGGCGGCATCAGATGAGGACATTAATGAGTTTATTCGAGTATTTCCATTGTCAGCTAACCATGTTAATGCTTTAAGTTTGAAGGGTTGTACAGTAACAGACAGAGGTTTAGAGTGTATTCTGGATCATTTAGAG GTTCTATTTGAGCTTGAGTTAACAGGCTGTAATGAAATAACAGAGGCTGGTATATGGGCATGTTTAACCCCAAGAATTGTCTCACTCACACTTACTGACTGTATTAACATTGCAGATGAAGCT GTTGGTGCTGTGGCTCAGCTCTTACCATCATTGTATGAGTTCTCTCTTCAAGCCTATCATGTGACAGATGCAGCTTTGGGTTATTTTTCTCAAAAGCAGAGTGCTTCACTCAGTATATTAAGGCTTCACAGTTGTTGGGAACTTACAAATCATGGGGTCGTAAACATAg TTCACTCATTACCGAACCTAACGGTGCTGTCACTAAGTGGGTGCAGTAAAGTAACAGACGAAGGTGTGGAGTTGGTCGCAGAGAATCTTCCACGTCTAAGAAGCCTCGACCTTAGCTGGTGTCCGCGAGTAACTGATAGCGCGCTGGAGTACATCGCCTGTGATCTCAACCAACTAGAAGAATTGACACTTGAcag GTGCGTGCACATAACCGACATAGGCGTGGGTTACATCAGCACGATGCAATCTCTGGTCGCGTTGTATCTGCGTTGGTGCTCACAACTCCGAGATTTTGGGGTACAACATCTATGTGCTATGCGCGCATTGCAACTGCTCTCGCTGGCCG GGTGCCCATTGCTAACGTCAGGCGGTTTGTCCAGTTTGATACAGCTCCGTCAATTACGAGAACTTGAATTGACGAATTGTCCAGGGGCTTCGCCAGAACTATTCGATTACCTGCGGGAACACCTGCCCAGATGTGTCATCATAGAATAA
- the LOC123708210 gene encoding nucleoprotein TPR — protein MEVATDEAGDKKHLNNVLSDTEIANLPVGVEEKLNSYIDTKFEEYLTSKALFESTKSQIDEKVAVLEATATETALKYEEASKKLLLSEESDTELENKVSVLNTELEKSRDTISRLENEIISLKSSRDAAVDERNDLTRILERRNTEIERLIANEASISQQLRAAIDSKCEALALNDEIQSKELTLQYQEKRLDQERVLLNSQIKILNEEVDRLTSELQTVRLNNTSRLINLETQLTEKVEELNVANDQISQLNEVKKNLCSRVEHLTQRLMEQRELENKMAENYKKELEAKTKLADLFKTMHDDAEAKTMELTEGIAELQKLLNEATEKYGELETKYKQAEVDHEELMDKKTEIISSLKNELEHANDLLKAANAHNLDMALSDLAPSAAVASKLIKSGMSLTQIYSELVKVSDELSQEKEENRKLNATINKIVQELEEKAPFLHKQKSELSDAVETNSALSQQIESLTIECNRLRDDYTESSKIANHYNRENSKLKAELADLGRQVCFLLKEVEHRRGGLVNGDHDPSQSNSNTTNSSDSSRIISKTLVTFTDIQELQSNNQKLLRMIRELTNKQEELERQKEQFESGEMESRVESLKQRVSELTEAQDRQTKMVNGLIRQRDMFKKLYHDLMRGKRHEMSSVIDPTDLDRAESFSMDTSQESNTSRTQDAEKSNFEVKYKEVEKQIEMLKEEYKTYKEEKITNERMLFEQIDNMRQEISKLTAANSKFASTLDFSNERIKVLQSNITTYKNQIQSLEEKNKAYNATIAKHEVSLQHLRDEVLNAQGKLATAEIQAENLNTKVKLLKDTELRLQTEKEVLNRERQGQGLLLKNLELIKASLERVEAENRTKLESRLDEATRECSALRRRLQEEQDRFRELAAHLERLTETAKARMQEEKDAADVLRKEVQQLREALVEKNKSNDELVKKLKDALTPNSDSSLNAMKKIKELENKLSDKDAELSSLLDQLNTTKEHIKQYCNISEESEKQLKNVNAEYENYKTTTTAKLEENALKLKALEDRCSELEAELSLQGNGEYSSVSNSLKAELTSAKEELTNLNANYESCRSELDMAHIEINKLSEAVQKAEEKYSHEMILHSSDIQMLSKVKEDLTRVQNELNEMVALKNNAISKMESEKASWLEREKSIVAENELLLQQLKDINQQNALLHDQIQALGTQLSVTHASRSFSDSMNESTNESNVNISISEDDGKSSEQLFRIIKFLRKEKDIAMAKFDILQAETMRLRSQLEINEKQLDESKLALATERERSEVTMVTVNKQSDILRKVETLNALTDSNRILREERDSLSHRVDELTSQVKLLEEQLSPLQEKISDLISKNDTLQSENTSIKGDCARWRTRVNALVERANKTSPEDWKRLQNERETLAKMLTNEKEALRKINEELTAIKVEKAKLEEQNTALSRQQNVLLEDNKKLNEELLVLKEDMSKLTEELTKLKAEHSTMADTNTKLTEDLSQKEASLTDIKNKEMQIRKIAKKYKGQYEELVKSVEEEKKKSEGDVVAAGAVAAENAKKIEDQLNEIQAQLESEKANNDKLKQELETLRTANLDKEEKAKQVLKQAKSKIVQLTELKNSLSRELDESRTKIDSIEQSTRDEQDVRLALIKSQYEGRVSRLEKERGEAQAERNREVEALMQKVNLLQRQLASQASASKQQSTSEKTTTEPPTANIKPMAGVAQQSVSGSRRGGETPLASIRPMAQVGPTAPHDAHTTEYMPASSSRPLTRASLAASTAPPESTQDMDTSEAGMGSSGSSDSTTQSTTHSQTPQQAVALVLPRIEQPSGGPTGSLSSAASSPVATPAPAQPPPSAPLPVSGASTTGQASSVSTSHAAPAAVSTSHAATVGTSHPTPVVTTSHTAPGGSTSHSGAGVSTSHAPPGVSTSHPPPDARPLKRRLQSRPVTSKRTRVQGFERSVEVEYQVPTSSRCDQDDEGVIVVDSEEDDERCSGTMYREGEEDEEDMEEEQEVEAGEEEEEAEGDDESPATRQESPAQSPEAGSAESAGSGGSEETGSGVDGDVGEAEGAREADSDPAPAHAQIEAISSGTEPSGALSIGGNNGDDGDDSIVPSTPTLYVPRRNDGFGEAVVSPLGAAGSASGGEARFTFAEAGGAASHLDTHADLTAALPPAPRTDIRSEGNESREWEESRNEEEAAAVSSQGSEPSSPQQVAEEGREAEASAVPRRTHSATPSPHQRWMRAADSESSPRGRGTRPRGRPPRRSHSYMRF, from the exons ATGGAAGTCGCCACTGATGAAGCCGGTGATAAAAAGCATCTTAATAATGTTCTATCTGACACAGAAATTGCAAACTTGCCTGTTGGTGTCGAGGAAAAACTTAATTCATACATTGATACTAAATTTGAAGAATACTTAACATCAAAAGCTTTGTTCGAAAGCACTAAATCACAAATCG ATGAAAAAGTAGCAGTTTTAGAAGCAACTGCTACAGAAACAGCTTTAAAATATGAGGAAGCATCAAAAAAGCTTCTGCTTTCTGAAGAATCTGACACAGAATTGGAAAACAAGGTTTCAGTACTTAACACAGAACTTGAGAAGTCCCGAGATACAATTTCaagattagaaaatgaaattatttccCTTAAAAGTTCAAGAGATGCAGCTGTTGATGAAAGAAATGACCTTACCCGCATTTTAGAGAGGCGTAATACTGAAATTGAACGCCTCATAGCTAATGAAGCTTCTATATCACAACAATTACGTGCTGcaattgattctaaatgtgAAGCCTTAGCTTTGAATGATGAAATTCAAAGCAAAGAACTTACATTGCAATATCAAGAGAAGAGACTAGACCAAGAAAGAGTCCTTTTGAATTctcaaattaaaatcttaaatgaGGAAGTTGACAGGCTTACATCTGAACTACAAACAGTAAGGTTAAACAATACCAGCAGATTAATAAACTTAGAGACACAACTTACAGAAAAGGTTGAGGAGTTGAATGTTGCAAATGATCAAATATCCCAACTGAATGAAGTAAAGAAGAATTTATGTAGCCGCGTTGAACATTTAACTCAGAGGTTGATGGAACAAAGAGaactagaaaataaaatggcagaaaattataaaaaagaattggaAGCCAAAACTAAATTAGCTgacttatttaaaactatgcatGATGATGCGGAGGCTAAAACCATGGAATTAACTGAGGGTATAGCTGAATTGCAAAAGTTACTAAATGAAGCTACTGAAAAGTATGGGGAACTGGAAACTAAGTATAAGCAAGCAGAAGTGGATCATGAAGAGTTAATGGataagaaaactgaaattatttcATCTCTAAAAAATGAGCTGGAACATGCAAATGATTTACTAAAGGCTGCAAATGCTCACAATTTAGATATGGCACTTAGTGACCTAGCTCCATCAGCAGCAGTTgcaagtaaattaataaaatcaggCATGTCTCTTACTCAAATTTACTCTGAGTTAGTTAAAGTTAGTGATGAACTGTCTcaagaaaaagaagaaaatagaaaactgaatgcaacaatcaataaaattgtacaaGAGTTGGAGGAAAAAGCTCcatttttacataaacaaaaatcagAGTTATCAGATGCTGTAGAAACTAATTCTGCATTATCTCAACAAATTGAGTCTCTTACTATAGAATGCAATAGACTTAGAGATGATTACACTGAATCTTCAAAAATTGCAAACCACTATAACCGAGAAAATAGTAAACTTAAGGCAGAGTTAGCTGATTTAGGCAGACAAGTTTGCTTCTTACTTAAAGAAGTTGAACACAGACGAGGAGGACTTGTAAATGGTGACCATGATCCCTCTCAAAGTAACAGTAACACTACTAATTCTTCTGACTCTTCAAGAATAATTTCAAAGACACTTGTAACATTCACTGATATTCAAGAGTTACAATCAAATAACCAAAAATTGTTGCGTATGATAAGGGAACTTACTAATAAACAAGAAGAGTTAGAACGTCAAAAGGAACAGTTTGAAAGCGGAGAAATGGAAAGTAGAGTAGAATCTTTAAAACAAAGAGTTTCTGAGTTAACTGAAGCCCAAGATCGTCAAACTAAAATGGTTAATGGTCTCATTCGGCAGCGggatatgtttaaaaaattatatcatgaTCTTATGAGAGGAAAACGTCACGAGATGTCTTCAGTTATTGATCCTACTGATTTAGATAGAGCAGAATCATTTTCAATGGACACATCACAAGAGTCAAATACATCAAGAACTCAAGATGCTGAAAAATCCAACtttgaagttaaatacaaagAAGTTGAGAAGCAAATCGAAATGTTAAAAGAAGAATACAAAACTTACAAAGAGGAAAAAATTACTAATGAGAGGATGCTATTTGAACAAATTGATAATATGAGACAAGAAATTTCAAAACTCACAGCTGCTAATAGCAAATTTGCTTCTACATTGGACTTTAGTAATGAGCGCATCAAAGTTCTGCAAAGTAATataacaacatacaaaaatcaaatacagtcattagaagaaaaaaataaagccTATAATGCAACAATTGCAAAACATGAGGTATCCCTCCAACATTTAAGGGATGAAGTTCTTAACGCTCAAGGTAAATTGGCAACAGCTGAAATTCAagcagaaaatttaaatactaaagtCAAGTTGTTAAAAGATACTGAATTACGTTTACAAACTGAAAAGGAAGTATTAAATAGAGAACGTCAAGGACAAggattgttattaaaaaatcttgaattaataaaagcaaGTTTAGAGCGTGTAGAAGCAGAAAATCGTACTAAACTCGAGTCAAGGCTTGATGAAGCAACTCGAGAATGTTCAGCCTTAAGGAGAAGGCTACAAGAAGAACAAGATAGATTTAGAGAATTAGCAGCTCATCTTGAACGACTTACAGAGACAGCGAAAGCACGAATGCAGGAAGAAAAGGATGCTGCAGATGTACTTAGAAAAGAAGTGCAGCAGCTAAGAGAAGCTTTagtggaaaaaaataaaagtaacgaCGAActcgtaaaaaaattaaaggacGCTTTAACTCCAAATAGCGATAGTTCACTTAACGcaatgaagaaaataaaagagCTAGAAAATAAGCTATCTGATAAAGATGCTGAACTTTCTTCACTACTTGATCAATTGAACACAACTAAAGAGCACATTAAGCAGTATTGTAATATTTCGGAAGAATcagaaaaacaattgaaaaacgTTAATGCAGAGTATGagaattataaaacaacaacTACTGCTAAACTTGAAGAAAATGCCCTTAAACTTAAGGCATTAGAAGATAGGTGCTCGGAACTTGAAGCAGAGTTGTCGTTGCAAGGTAATGGAGAATACTCTTCTGTAAGTAACAGCTTGAAAGCTGAATTAACATCAGCAAAAGAAGAACTCACAAATCTTAATGCCAACTACGAAAGCTGTCGCAGTGAATTAGATATGGCTCACATTGAAATAAACAAGTTATCTGAGGCTGTACAGAAAGCTGAGGAAAAGTATAGTCACGAAATGATTTTGCATTCATCAGATATACAAATGCTTTCAAAGGTAAAAGAAGATCTGACCAGAGTACAAAATGAACTTAATGAAATGGTTGCGTTGAAAAATAATGCCATATCTAAAATGGAGTCTGAGAAGGCTTCCTGGTTAGAACGAGAGAAAAGCATAGTTGCTGAAAACGAACTATTACTTCAGCAGTTGAAAGATATAAATCAGCAAAATGCGCTACTCCATGATCAAATTCAGGCTTTGGGTACACAACTTTCTGTTACCCATGCATCGCGATCATTCTCAGATAGCATGAATGAATCAACAAATGAatcaaatgttaatatttcaataagtGAAGATGACGGAAAATCTTCTGAACAACTCTTccgaattataaaatttttacgAAAAGAAAAAGATATAGCAATGGctaaatttgatattttacaaGCTGAAACAATGAGATTACGATCACAGTtggaaattaatgaaaaacaatTAGATGAATCTAAATTGGCATTAGCAACAGAAAGGGAAAGATCTGAAGTTACAATGGTGACAGTTAATAAACAATCAgatatattaagaaaagtcGAAACACTAAATGCTTTAACTGACAGTAACCGAATTTTAAGGGAAGAACGGGACAGTTTAAGTCATCGCGTAGACGAGCTAACATCGCAGGTGAAGCTGTTGGAAGAACAATTAAGTCCAttacaagaaaaaatatcagaTCTAATATCCAAGAATGATACATTGCAATCGGAAAATACATCCATTAAGGGCGACTGTGCACGGTGGAGAACAAGGGTGAATGCCCTCGTCGAACGTGCAAATAAAACTAGCCCTGAAGACTGGAAACGCTTACAAAACGAAAGAGAGACATTAGCTAAAATGCTTACTAATGAAAAAGAAGCACTTCGGAAGATCAATGAAGAATTAACAGCTATTAAAGTTGAAAAAGCTAAGTTAGAAGAACAGAATACAGCCTTGTCACGCCAGCAAAATGTCCTTTTAGAGGATAATAAGAAGTTAAATGAAGAACTCCTAGTACTCAAAGAAGACATGTCAAAACTTACAGAAGAGCTAACTAAGCTTAAAGCTGAACACTCAACGATGGCAGATACTAATACTAAATTAACAGAAGACTTATCACAAAAAGAAGCGTCTCTAACAGatataaagaataaagaaATGCAAATACGTAAAATTGCTAAAAAGTATAAGGGCCAATATGAAGAGCTCGTAAAATCCGTAGAAGAAGAGAAAAAGAAAAGTGAAGGTGATGTGGTAGCAGCTGGTGCAGTAGCCGCAGAGAACGCAAAGAAGATAGAAGACCAGCTTAATGAAATACAAGCACAATTAGAATCTGAAAAGGCAAACaatgacaaattaaaacaagAATTGGAAACGTTAAGAACGGCTAACTTGGATAAGGAAGAGAAAGCAAAACAAGTTTTAAAGCAAGCAAAGAGTAAAATCGTTCAGTTAACGGAATTGAAAAATTCACTGAGCCGTGAATTAGATGAGTCTCGTACCAAAATTGATTCTATAGAACAAAGTACGCGAGACGAGCAGGATGTCAGATTGGCTCttataaaatcacaatatgAAGGACGAGTGTCCCGTCTTGAAAAAGAACGAGGTGAAGCTCAAGCCGAGCGCAATAGAGAAGTTGAGGCCCTTATGCAAAAAGTCAATTTGTTACAGCGGCAATTAGCCAGCCAAGCGTCAGCATCAAAACAGCAATCCACGTCAGAAAAGACAACTACAGAACCTCCTACTGCAAATATCAAGCCTATGGCCG gtgTAGCCCAGCAGAGCGTGTCGGGAAGCCGACGCGGTGGTGAAACTCCATTAGCGTCAATAAGACCCATGGCCCAGGTGGGGCCAACGGCGCCTCACGACGCTCACACAACAGAGTATATGCCAGCTTCTTCTTCCCGTCCACTCACGCGCGCCTCACTAGCTGCTTCTACTGCGCCGCCGGAATCGACGCAg gaTATGGATACAAGTGAAGCTGGAATGGGCAGTTCTGGTTCCAGTGATAGCACTACACAATCTACGACACATTCACAAACACCTCAGcag gCGGTGGCACTAGTATTGCCCCGTATTGAGCAGCCTAGCGGTGGACCTACGGGCTCCCTCAGTAGCGCAGCCAGCTCACCGGTTGCAACGCCTGCGCCTGCGCAGCCTCCGCCATCGGCACCCTTGCCtg tcAGCGGTGCCAGCACAACTGGGCAAGCGTCGAGCGTGAGCACGTCACATGCGGCTCCGGCTGCTGTCAGTACCTCTCATGCGGCCACCGTAGGCACTTCCCATCCAACTCCAGTCGTCACTACCTCTCATACAGCGCCAGGAGGGAGTACCTCCCACTCCGGGGCGGGAGTCAGTACTTCCCACGCTCCGCCAGGTGTCAGCACTTCCCATCCACCTCCAGATGCGAGACCCTTGAAACGACGCCTACAGTCAAGACCCGTTACGTCTAAACGCACACGGGTACAG GGCTTCGAACGGTCTGTGGAGGTGGAATATCAAGTTCCGACGTCTTCTCGCTGCGACCAAGACGACGAAGGAGTTATCGTGGTGGACTCTGAAGAGGACGACGAAAGGTGTTCGGGAACTATGTACCgg GAGGGCGAGGAGGATGAAGAAGATATGGAAGAGGAACAGGAAGTGGAGGCAGGGGAAGAGGAGGAGGAGGCGGAAGGTGATGATGAAAGTCCCGCTACCAGACAG GAATCTCCCGCTCAGTCACCGGAAGCAGGTTCAGCAGAGTCAGCCGGGTCGGGAGGGTCCGAAGAGACAGGGTCAGGCGTAGATGGTGACGTGGGAGAGGCAGAGGGCGCTCGAGAGGCGGACAGCGACCCTGCTCCTGCGCACGCGCAGATCGAGGCTATTAGCAGCGGGACTGAAC caaGCGGTGCACTGTCAATAGGCGGGAACAATGGCGATGACGGAGACGATAGCATCGTGCCGTCAACTCCTACATTGTATGTTCCTAGACGCAATGATGG gttTGGTGAAGCAGTAGTGTCTCCCTTGGGCGCAGCGGGTTCTGCGAGTGGAGGCGAAGCCCGTTTTACGTTTGCAGAGGCTGGAGGCGCCGCGTCTCACCTTGACACGCACGCCGATCTCACAGCTGCACTGCCGCCAGCACCGCGTACAGACATAC gaAGCGAAGGGAATGAATCACGTGAATGGGAAGAGTCAAGGAATGAAGAAGAAGCGGCTGCTGTTAGTTCACAGGGCAGCGAGCCTTCCTCTCCACAAcag GTAGCTGAAGAGGGGCGCGAGGCCGAAGCCAGCGCAGTACCTCGACGTACGCATTCTGCTACCCCTTCGCCCCACCAGCGGTGGATGAGAGCTGCCG ATAGTGAAAGCAGTCCCCGTGGCCGAGGAACACGTCCAAGAGGCAGGCCCCCACGGAGGTCACACTCATACATgaggttttaa
- the LOC123708910 gene encoding gamma-aminobutyric acid receptor-associated protein, translating to MKFQYKEEHSFEKRKAEGEKIRRKYPDRVPVIVEKAPKARLGDLDKKKYLVPSDLTVGQFYFLIRKRIHLRPEDALFFFVNNVIPPTSATMGSLYQEHHDEDFFLYIAFSDENVYGY from the coding sequence atgaagTTTCAATACAAAGAAGAACATTCCTTTGAAAAACGTAAGGCGGAAGGAGAGAAAATACGCAGAAAGTACCCTGACCGAGTGCCTGTAATTGTAGAGAAAGCTCCCAAAGCAAGGCTTGGCGACCTCGACAAGAAGAAATATTTGGTCCCGTCGGATTTGACTGTTggacaattttactttttgaTCCGAAAACGTATTCACTTACGGCCCGAAGACGcattgtttttctttgttaaCAACGTAATTCCACCCACATCTGCCACGATGGGATCTCTGTATCAGGAACATCATGACGAAGATTTTTTCTTGTACATAGCATTTTCTGATGAAAATGTTTATGGATATTAA
- the LOC123708306 gene encoding general transcription factor IIF subunit 1-like, whose translation MRKRKSLKKGDDSEGSEGGGEPEEFQDSGEDWTPDADSNEQPARAGRKRAPKASVNNAKKKRKNSTSEESEGDEEEEGEEEELDEEDGSDDEKNGSDGNKSDSSQSKDIPKHFHSANFVLLKSDVKWDGDTVTSKLSDLNLWKIDGKALLQKFIPMECNGKILHKCTCVYSGWNVDNRDNYYAITEILDRNPQTDSKEICVALDLNDLIKVRDK comes from the exons aTGCGCAAAAGGAAGTCGCTCAAGAAAGGCGATGATTCTGAGGGATCAGAAGGTGGCGGTGAACCAGAAGAATTTCAAGATTCGGGAGAGGATTGGACGCCAGATGCTGATTCG aaTGAGCAGCCAGCAAGAGCAGGTCGGAAACGAGCACCAAAAGCGTCTGTGAACAACGCTAAGAAAAAGCGCAAAAATTCAACATCTGAAGAGAGTGAAGGAGACGAGGAGGAGGAAGGTGAAGAGGAAGAGCTTGATGAAGAAGATGGATCAGATGATGAGAAGAATGGCTCTGATGGAAACAAGTCAGATTCAAGCCAATCAAAGGACATACCAAAACATTTTCat tctgcaaactttgttttattaaaatccgATGTTAAATGGGATGGAGATACTGTTACTTCAAAACTGAGTGATCTTAACTTATGGAAGATTGATGGAAAGGCCTTATTACAAAAGTTTATACCCATGGAATGCAATGGGAAAATTCTCCACAAATGTACTTGTGTT TATTCAGGGTGGAATGTTGATAATCGTGATAACTACTATGctataactgaaatattagATCGCAACCCCCAAACAGATTCAAAAGAAATATGTGTAGCTTTAGATCTCAATGATCTAATTAAAGTAAGGGACAAATGA